The genomic window TAAGCGAATGGCAGTGACACCATTTTCAGTGATTTTGCCCCGATTGATGCACACATCCATCCAAGCACCACCGCGTTTCTCCGCTGGACGGCTGTAGGGGTCTAAGTAGAAGTAGGCTATGGGAGAACCAGTTTCGTCAGCAATTTGGAAATAACGGACATCCTCATGCCATACTGGCGCTTGACCATCAGCAGAGGTGACAGTGACGCCAAACAGCCGCTTGACTAGTCCAAATAAGCCGTCTAATACTTGGGGAAGGGGGAAGTAGGGACGCAATTCTTCAGCGGTAAAGGCAAATTTTGCTTCTCGTTGGCGTTCTGCCCAAAAGCTGATATCCCAGTGTTTTAAATCCGTAGCTTCTGCTGCTCCCTGTGCCGCTGCAAAAGCTTTGAGTTCTGCCAAGTCTTTGACAGCAGCATCATAACTAGCGCGACGTAGTTCTTCTAACAGGGCGTTGACTGCCTCAACGTTGGGAGCCATTTTACTAGCCAGGCTTAATTGGGCAAAACTTTTAAAGCCTAGTATATCTGCGAGTTCTTGGCGCAACTTCAAAATGCGCTCAATTAAGGGGTTGTTATCTAAATCGCCACCAGAAGCGCGGGTGATATAAGCTTTGTAGAGCTTTTGGCGCAAATCTCGACGGGTGCTGTGCTGCATGAAAGGACCGTAGCTGGGGAAGTCTAAAGTAATCCGCCAGGGGCCATTTTCAAGTGTAGCGTTGCTTTCGCCAGCTGCACGAGCACCTTGGGCTGCTAAACTCACTAAGCTTGGTGGTAAACCGTCAATTTCCGCTTGTGTTGTTAGGGTTAGGCTGAAGGCTTTAGTGGCATCAAGTACGTGGTTAGAGAATTTGGTAGAAAGTTCTGCTAACTCCATCTGTATGGCGTTGAAACGCTCTCTTGCCTCTCCTTCTAAGCCAACACCAGAAAGTTCAGCATCTCGAATCGCGGCTTCTACAATGCGCTGTTGAGCTAATTCTAAAGTTGCCCAACTATCACTGGTACGGAGTGCCTTAAAAGCATTATAGATGGGTTGGCTTTGACCGAGCTTGTTGATAAACTGTACGACTAGTGGCTGTACGATTTCATGAGCTTCGCGCAGTTCGGGGCTATTTTTAACACCCATTAAATGATTTACCACCCCCCAACTCCAGGTAAGCTGTTCAGTTAGCTTTTCTAAGGGTTCTACTAAACCACTCCAAGTAGGCTCTACATTAGCCTCTAAGGTGGCAAGCTGCTGGTCAAGTTCTACCAGCAACTGATTGAAGGCTGGTACTACTCGTTCTGGTTTAATCTCTGCAAAGTGAGGTAAACCAACGCCTTGGAGTAGGGGATTGTCGGAAATAATAGTACTTGCACTCATGGTTTTGTGTGAACTGCGGATGAATAAAAATCATTATTGATTTTTATTTATATATCTTCTAATGTAGCGATCGCTGTGCTAAATAGTCTTGTCAATTCTGGCAATATAGCAAAAAAAATGAGAGTTACTCAGAAAATTATCTTGATACAGCTATTTTGTTTGGTTTGTGAACGATACCTGACAGGCAACAATTCCAGAAATATCAGCGAAAGTCTCTGAGATAATATAATCATGCACTCATCCTCTCAATCAGGTGGCTAATTATGACTAGCCTCTTACCCAGTTCTCAACCAACAGAAGTTTTTTACCCTAGCTCGGATGGTGAACCTTTGGCAGAAAGTTATGTTCACTTATATGCTCTACTGGCAACTTTAGAAGTATTGAGGCAATATTTGCTGGGTAGGCAAGCAACGGTTTTGAGTAACCAGTTTCTCTACTATGCTCAGGGTTTTCCGAGGTTACGCGTAGCTCCAGATGTAATGGTGATTTTTAATGTTGCTCCCGGAGGTAGGGATAATTACAAGATATGGGAAGAGGGACAAGTGCCTGTAGTAATCTTTGAAATGACCTCGGAGGGCCCTAAAAACCAGGACACGGGTTTCAAGAAGACGCTGTATGAGCAGTTAGGGGTACTGGAATACTGGTTATTTGACCCTAAGGGAGAGTGGATTAAAGAGCAATTGCAAGGGTATCGGCTGCGAGGCGAGGTGTATGAGCCAATTACAGATAGTCGATGTGAACCTTTGCAGCTGCGTTTGCAAATAGAGGGACAATTGATTGGTTTTTATCGAGAAGACACTGGGGAAAAGTTGCTGATTCCAGAGGAGTTGGTAGAGGCGCTGAAACAGGAAAGATTGGCGAGGGAACAAGCCCAGTTGCAGGTGGAAAGGTTGAAGGAACACTTACGATCGCTTGGTGTTGACCCTGATACTATTTAGCTATAGATTTACGATCGCTCTTAGCGGGTGCCTCGCATGATCGCAGAGTCCATTCACCTACTTCAACCTGACCAAAGGCGATCGCTAAAAAAGATCATAACGTATTATGTCAAATAGGTAGCTCATCCGCCAGCATGGGCGTTACCCTGAAAGCACAGTTTCAGTTCAAGAATCCCACGCTTTCGAGGCGTGAGAGTGTCCAATTAACTTAGCGTGATCAACCGTCCTTGCCGAACCGAGAAGGGAGGCTCTATTTTTATGATTTTATTTGGCAACTCATCTTTTTACTCGTAAAATCGAAGACAAGATCAAGGTCAGTAGAAAAGAGTCCCTAAATTAATGAGTACGTTAATCAGTCACGGTGGAAGATCTATCATTAAATTTCAGATGGTAGATCGGATAAATGATATCGTTTGGCAGGCTCACCAAGGTAGCGTTGCTGCGATTATTCAGCTATTGAACGAAAAGCTAGCCAAGTCTGGTGTCAGAACTAGAGCCATTTTTTCTAATGGTGTCTTACAACTTCTGTGCGAGGCGGCTAGGGTAGAGCAACTTGAGCAATCTCCCCTAGTAGAACAAATCCAGCAAATTCTTGAGTC from Nostoc sp. UHCC 0926 includes these protein-coding regions:
- a CDS encoding M3 family metallopeptidase, producing MSASTIISDNPLLQGVGLPHFAEIKPERVVPAFNQLLVELDQQLATLEANVEPTWSGLVEPLEKLTEQLTWSWGVVNHLMGVKNSPELREAHEIVQPLVVQFINKLGQSQPIYNAFKALRTSDSWATLELAQQRIVEAAIRDAELSGVGLEGEARERFNAIQMELAELSTKFSNHVLDATKAFSLTLTTQAEIDGLPPSLVSLAAQGARAAGESNATLENGPWRITLDFPSYGPFMQHSTRRDLRQKLYKAYITRASGGDLDNNPLIERILKLRQELADILGFKSFAQLSLASKMAPNVEAVNALLEELRRASYDAAVKDLAELKAFAAAQGAAEATDLKHWDISFWAERQREAKFAFTAEELRPYFPLPQVLDGLFGLVKRLFGVTVTSADGQAPVWHEDVRYFQIADETGSPIAYFYLDPYSRPAEKRGGAWMDVCINRGKITENGVTAIRLPVAYLVCNQSPPVDGKPSLMTFYEVETLFHEFGHGLHHLLTKVDYPGAAGINNVEWDAVELPSQFMENWCYERPTLFGMAKHYETGEALPEHYYQKLLAARNYMSGTAMLRQIHLSSLDLELHYRYHPGSNETPSDVRHRIAKTTMVLPPLPEDSILCAFGHIFEGGYAAGYYSYKWAEVLSADAFAAFEEAGLEDEEAIKATGQRYRDTVLALGGGQHPMEVFKTFRGREPSTIALLRHNGLVSAAVN
- a CDS encoding Uma2 family endonuclease; the encoded protein is MTSLLPSSQPTEVFYPSSDGEPLAESYVHLYALLATLEVLRQYLLGRQATVLSNQFLYYAQGFPRLRVAPDVMVIFNVAPGGRDNYKIWEEGQVPVVIFEMTSEGPKNQDTGFKKTLYEQLGVLEYWLFDPKGEWIKEQLQGYRLRGEVYEPITDSRCEPLQLRLQIEGQLIGFYREDTGEKLLIPEELVEALKQERLAREQAQLQVERLKEHLRSLGVDPDTI